The genomic interval GAGAATTTTAGCAAACTGGATGCGCAAACCTACGCTTCGTGGAAAGCCTATGCGAACAGTGTGGAAAAGACGTGTGGTTACCTTGGCGCACGTTTTGAAGAGGGTGCGTTTGTGCATGTGAATTCGATTGAGCGAGAGCATTATTACGCACTGCTCAATCGCCTCAAAGCACTTCAGCATGACGCAGTAAATCAAACTGAGCAAAATTTTTCAGACATTCAAACCAGCGCACGTGCGCTCAAATATGAACTTGCCATTCTCGTTCTTTTGCTCTCCGCATTGGTGTTTGTGGCAGGCTATCTGCTCTCCAGCCACATTGTTTCTTCCATCTTAAAGCTTCAAGAGGGTCTTAAAGAGTTTTTTGGTTATTTGGAGACCAAAGCTATAGTGCCTAAATCCATAGAGTTGAACAGCAGAGATGAACTTGAGGACATGTCAAAGCTGCTCAACCTTAGTATTGCTAAAGCTTCAGCCAATATTGAGCAAGACATTATTTTTGTTGAAGACGCGATCAATGTGGTTAATGATCTTAAGATGGGAAAACTCTCTTCACGCCTTCATGCCACCGCGCAAGCCCAAGAGTTGCAACTGCTTAAAAACGTTATCAACGCGATGATTGACAATCTCGAATCCAAAATCAATGAAGAGATTTTCAAGCGTAGCGAACAAGAAAAACTGCTGATTCAGCAGAGTAAATTGGCGAGTATGAGTGAAATGATCGGCAATATCGCGCATCAATGGCGGCAGCCGCTTGGCGAGATCAGCGCACTTTTAATTAACATTCAAGTCAAGCATGAGTTTAATGATTTGGATGAGCACTCTTTACTCTCATCCATTCAACAATGTGTTAAAATCAGTACCTTTATGTCAGGCACGATCAGTGATTTTCAAAACTTTTTTAAGCCTTCCAAAGAGAAAGAGGTGTTTGAGATCAGTGAAGCGTGTGAGCGTTCTATCGCGATTTTGCAAGCATCCCTTAAGTACCACGGCATCGAATTTTCGTTCGATATTTCCGAAAAGATGGAGGTGCTGGGCTATCCCAACGAGTTTGCTCAAGCGCTTTTAAACATTCTCTCCAACGCCAAAGATGTCTTAAGTGAGCGTGAAATCAGCAATCCATTTATTCGTTTGAATCTCAAAAAAGGGTACAAATACATTTTGATCGTGATCGAAGATAATGGCGGTGGCATCGCAAGCGAACACATGGAGCGCATTTTTGAGCCGTATTTTACCACCAAATATGCGAAGCAAGGTACTGGCATTGGGCTTTATATGACGAAGATGATTATTGAAAATAACATGGGTGGCATTATTACCGTTAAAAACACAGAAATTGGGGCACTTTTTACAATTAAATTGCCCAGCATTTCAGAGGTAGCTGTGGAGTATGAGGCTTAAAAAAAAGCGTTTACATGTAAGTCAAAGATGCTTACATGTAAAGATGCTTTAGGCATGAGTGTTTTTCTCTGCAACCATCTCATCAAGGGTTTTAAAGAGCACTTTACTCTCTTTTTCCACCTCTTTAAAGGAGTGCACAATCTGCTCTTTCTCCTCCAAAAGGTTTGAAGAGGTGGAATGAATCAGTTTTGCCACTTCGAGCACATGGGTGTGGAAATTTTGGTGTGGCGCATAAAGCGC from Sulfurospirillum multivorans DSM 12446 carries:
- a CDS encoding ATP-binding protein, yielding MKKIPIKYKLLLLFSFSFIGMLILSERTFALSQENISNATMIFENSRSTQHLQENYIEPTNVLREMSLSLVMSPNEDYRKNIEIDIVKQRKRLEENFSKLDAQTYASWKAYANSVEKTCGYLGARFEEGAFVHVNSIEREHYYALLNRLKALQHDAVNQTEQNFSDIQTSARALKYELAILVLLLSALVFVAGYLLSSHIVSSILKLQEGLKEFFGYLETKAIVPKSIELNSRDELEDMSKLLNLSIAKASANIEQDIIFVEDAINVVNDLKMGKLSSRLHATAQAQELQLLKNVINAMIDNLESKINEEIFKRSEQEKLLIQQSKLASMSEMIGNIAHQWRQPLGEISALLINIQVKHEFNDLDEHSLLSSIQQCVKISTFMSGTISDFQNFFKPSKEKEVFEISEACERSIAILQASLKYHGIEFSFDISEKMEVLGYPNEFAQALLNILSNAKDVLSEREISNPFIRLNLKKGYKYILIVIEDNGGGIASEHMERIFEPYFTTKYAKQGTGIGLYMTKMIIENNMGGIITVKNTEIGALFTIKLPSISEVAVEYEA